A part of Piliocolobus tephrosceles isolate RC106 unplaced genomic scaffold, ASM277652v3 unscaffolded_19, whole genome shotgun sequence genomic DNA contains:
- the LOC111541816 gene encoding resistin-like beta: protein MPSRFGPRTLTLYRMGPSSCHLLILIPLLQLIVPGSTQCSLDSVMNKKIKDVLNRLEYSPSPISKKLSCTSVKSQGRLASCPAGMTVTGCACGYGCGSWDVQGGTTCHCQCSVMDWTTARCCYLA from the exons CCCCAGGACACTGACTCTGTACAGGATGGGGCCTTCCTCTTGCCACCTTCTCATCCTCATTCCCCTTCTCCAGTTGATCGTCCCAGGGAGTACTCAGTGTTCCTTAGACTCCGTTATGAATAAGAAGATCAAGGATGTTCTCAACCGTCTAG AGTACAGTCCCTCTCCCATAAGCAAGAAGCTCTCGTGTACTAGTGTCAAGAGCCAAGGAAGGCTGGCCTCTTGCCCTGCTG GGATGACTGTCACTGGCTGTGCTTGTGGCTATGGCTGTGGTTCATGGGATGTTCAGGGGGGAACCACCTGCCACTGCCAGTGCAGTGTGATGGACTGGACCACTGCCCGCTGCTGCTACCTGGCCTGA